In Theileria annulata chromosome 3, complete sequence, *** SEQUENCING IN PROGRESS ***, the sequence CTCATCTTACCGTATCCTACTATTATTTCCTAACTAGATATCAGgagttatatagttaacTCTATATAGTAAGAGattgtataaaatgtatagGATTTATTCTATGTATCTGTGGTATTATCGCATTTGTGGATGCTCCGGGAGATTAAGAAGGTCGACTTGAATAATCCCGCAAACTGTCTACTGTTTTTCAAAAAATCGACAATTTACGGTGGATTGTTGTTAATTGGGATTATTTTAGGGAAGCCTGAGCTTAAATTTGACTTTAAATCTGAAAAATCTCTGGAACCGGCAGCTTCTTAATTTTCTCAGAAAATTCTCAgatctttaaattttttttatacaatttctccaaatatattagttttataaatttctacaatatataaaatgattGGATTATGTAAGATATGTATTTTATTGACATTTATGAGAGGTGTGTTTGGATTGTTAGTTGATGGGGAAACTAACGAAGCGGGAACAAATGAGCCAATTTACGCAAACATAAAGAGACCAAACACAACACGATTTGGTGGGCCTAGACAGGGGAATGGTAAAGCAGTTCCAATACCAATGCCCCCAATGGTGCCAAAACATTTAGGGAAAGCGCCTCCACCGCCTATCAGAACAACATCCCTAGAGCAAAGACCAATAGTTAAAAGGCCAACAGGACCGCCGCCACCACCACCTATTAGAACAACATCACTGGAGAATGACGAAATGGAAGGAGATATGCCAATGGATCTTCCACCGCCACCACCACCTATTAGTGACTCAACCACGGGACATTATGATCTGGGAAGAGAAATGAGAGAAAAGGTTCAGAGAGCGGTACCACCAAAGCCTATACGTGGAGTTCCAAGGGACTTTGATGATTTGATTGACGGAATAGTCGATGTGGAAGATGACGATGATGATGACGACGACGAACAAATAATAAGGTGTAAAGTAGAAGCCAAAAGACCATATTCAGTATCACCAAAAATAACACTAACCGGCATTAAAGAAAGATATAATGCGTTACTAATAGGTTACGACACACATATGGACGAAAAAAGAGCAAACAAAGCGAGTTTGTATGGCTGGAGTACACCGAAAATACCTTCAAAAGATGGAGTTTCaaaatttgattttgacCTTGACTATGTCTCAATTTTACCACAGGGCGGGATTCCACTCAGCTACTGTGCCTTAATCTTTGTGCCTCCAGTAGTGCCCAAATTCGATACCCAGAGCGTGTTCTCGAGACCAGCAATGAGTTTGGCAAGATACATAGCCTCAGAAGAACACCTTGTGAAAGCCCTTAAGAAAAAGAACAAAAAGGTCACATCATGCTGTTTCATAGCATATCCAATGGTATCAAAAAGATAATTTCTTAacaacaaatatatattatattaaacaaattattgaataaattatcaaacaaattgttaaataaattattaaatgaatgGATAATTGTAAagtattgataataattaaatgtgttGAGAAAACGGAATTTTATGGGAGAAAACTGATCTATTGGGtatagaataaataattttaaagaaaatgGATTGCATAAAGTCGgaattttataaaactCGAAATGAGTTTAGAATTTTCAAAAAGAGGCCTTTGGAATCTCTTGAATATATCCTGTCTATGTCTTCCATGATCTTTGTGGCACTCATGTGTTGGAAGTTCGCTATCCTTCTTACTGGTTTCCCCTTATCTAGTTATATCacattatatacatttttagTACCATTAAAAATCtatttttgtataattctaaaatatGTTTAGGAACTGATTCTCCTGTGGTTGTAGTCTTGAGTGGAAGTATGGAACCTGCCTTTTATAGAGGTGATATATTGTTTTTGATGAAAAGGAACGAGATAAACTCGGGCGATATCGTAGTATTTAAGCTTGAAGGCAGGGAGATACCAATTGTCCACAGAGCAATTACCTTACATGAGAGTAAGGATAATTTGTATGTACTTTCAAAGGGGGATAATAATAGAGTCCATGATAGAGGTCTTTATCCCGGTAATAAGAACTGGCTAAATAACAAGGATCTTATCGGAACAGTTCTACTCAAGGTCCCAAAGGTCGGAATTCTCAGTATTTATCTCAATGAGATTCCGGCACTAAAACACGTAATCGTTTGTTTCGTTGTTCTACTAATGCTTTCCGGCAAAGGTTAATATTACTTTCAAATGTcatatacaataatatattctataGTAGGTATACACTTAGGGTAGTAATCCTATTGAGATTATCAAGTTAATGTGACTTGTAGTCTATTAAGTTTTTTGATACTTTTAGAATAATCTGATTCCTTTAATTGGTCATTAGTCTTGTTTTTGACACTTGAACTAACATTGACAGCTCCACTctctaaaatatattaactaaGTTATTAGTACCATGAATAACTGGACCACTGAGCATGAATTTCTTTTTACTCTCAGTAACAATGGTCTCAGATTCACCAAACTTGGGCCAAGGAATTTGACAAAAGGAGGACCACTTCCTTTTCTCCTCCTCAGATTTAAATACCTTTTTAGTCCTACAGTCGTCGTCctcatttatatacaatgGTACACAATGgttgtttatataattccagtctaaaatttattcataCTAATGTTAATGGTGGATAACTAATTACTCCCTGAGGGGTATATAACTCGGTAATATGGAGATAATAGAAACGTTGTGGACAAGGTTTATCCCAATCATAATCACTGTTTTCTATACAAGGGAAGTTAGCAATTGGACATTTCGACTCAAACATTACTTTATTCTCATAACTTAACCGATTCAGGTCTATAATCCTGTACTCGGGTTTATTCTTTCTCTCAtcttctaaaattttattaaatttgttggTGGAGTCAGTGGTATTTAATCCAATTAATTCAGAATAAGTTTGAAAGCATAATTCATTGTATGTTGGACTTATACATATGCCATTGCGATTATTGGTCCAATTATCTAAACAATTTCACAATTATATACTGTACAGATGTTATATATAAGCTTATAAGGGTAAAAATATACTTGGACATTTTGTATAATCTCTTTTACAGTCGTTAGAACACTCAAATGCGATGTCACAGGCCTTTAGATACTCCAATTTCATTTCTATAATTTGTTAACAAGTAATAACAATACTCTGAGTATAATGTGTGAAGTAAAACTTCTTATCACAAGATCCTTTGTAAGAAGTTGGAGCAGAACAAGATCCGTTGGAATCCTTAATCCAGTCCAGAGGACAATCTTCAAACACAAATGAACAATTTCTCTAAATAActttaatttcaaaatcAATTACTATGCACGGCCATTGAGTTCCACACGATTGctaaaaatacattaaatttttatgttATTGGTTACCGCCCATATGCGTTTAGATTCCTTGGAAAAATCAGTGAAATCAACAAAGGAGTTACAAGGGCCAATGTAAGACGAAGGGTCTTGAAACTTAATTAATCATGAATAACAATACCTGGAACACATATATAGTTGTCTGAATCCTTAGATTTCTGCATCTGGTAAGAGAAATGAAGATGATTACCTCTTTAACAAATGATAGTGGGCATGTTTGGTTATACTAAATCAGttattaattgaaaattaaaagtacATTTCTATCAGAATCAGCACATTCCTGttctttattttcatttttacaAGGCCATTTTGCCTACAAATCGATTTATCACATTTAATATAGTATTAACTAATATGATTATATGAATAAACAGGTACTTGACATGAATTTGACCAGTTAACTTTCTCTTCAGGTGTGTATGATTCAAAGGACATGACAGTTTTACAAACACCTTTATAAGAATCTGTAGCTTTGCAAAGTTCGCCAACTTTCTAATCAACCATgtaaattgataaaaattacctcCCAACCCTCTATAAAATCATTAGTTAACGAATTAAATTACCTGGACAAGGTTCGGAATAATCAGGAACACATTTGCCAGTTATACTCTTCACTTCATCAGCATGTTCCTATgtcattatttataaccTCAATTATAAAGACAACATAAATGTAATAAGTGAAAAATGtgaaataaattgtatGAATAAGGTTAATTACAGCTGCAGTTCTCAATAAATCAATCCCAAGTTCAGTAATACTTTCAGGTTTGGGAACATGTTGAAAGGATTCAAAGGCTCTATAcaagattattttatctttaatgTTTTACTCTTGTAGACTGTGTATATTCGGTATTTCTATACCGAATTTTTCCTCAGGTTTGCATATTATTATcgaaattaataaatagaaccataaatcaattaaatctattatatacatgaaaatgtgtaagttaatttaatatattttcatgaTAGAATCATAACATCAATCCCCATCAGATATTCACATTATTCTCAGTTTAAAACTCATTTCTCTCATCCTAAGTTTGATTaacttttattataaaatttgttagtatgaaaaattatataagatttggtaatttttttaaaagaGGGTTAAAATTTCAGAATCGTGGATTTGCTACTAAATCAACAGCCTTTGATCCTAAGATTGTAAATGAAGCTATAAATCCCAAGCCTGGGATCCTATTTAAATCAACGCCACTTTTATTTCTCTTGGCCTCATCAATGCTTGCAATACCTCTCGTTGTTACTTACTATGATAATAAAGATTTTGAAAAGGAAATGGAACGTAGGAAACAACCAGGTGTAacttattaattttatttcaaaattttttatatactaaatatattaaataatagtatataattaatttatggTTATGAAATTGAATGTTTAAATCTAAGACCTAATTGAAAGTTTGAGATATTATCAGTGGGTAAATATAGAATGGGTTTAGCATAAAAGGCTTCAATCCAACAAccatttgataaatttaaacttaatCCTCCACCGATAGACATTCTCATATCATTTAGCATTTGATCATAAAAAACTGAATcataaataacaaattaacttacagagtttattattatttgatagTGATCCGATATTAATGAAACTGAATACCATTGGtctaaatataaataaaaagaatGAACGAACTTTGGTAAGTTTAAAAACTTAAAAGGATAATATAATGACAATTGCATATTCGTGTAATAATCACCACCTAAATGGTCCACTTTATTAGCCCATTCTCCATTCTCACTTGAACCAGTTTTAATAAACCCTATAAACCAGTATATGgttgaataaattataccATGATCGTATGGTCCTAAACCTTGAAAAGAGAAGCCACGAAATGCTAAATGTGATCCTGAAGGACCGGAAAAGTTAAACTTTTCCAACAGATTATTATACTTGTTATAATTTccaaaattatacaaatatcCAAATCCAACattaatattcattatctaaattcattatatataactatagGCATGGGTAACTGTGGAAATACCAATTGTTGAAATAATAGTTTGGagaatgataaattataattaagCTTGAAGAATAGACAATCTCCACCTGGCAATCCAGTCTcctatacaattatttatttcgagtaaaatacaattttaatttgagTTAAATGTCCTTGTGTCGGCACTCCATCACCAGTTGTATTATCATGTTTATAAACGTATGATAGTGAGTTTTTGAGAGAACAGCCACTGTTTCTCAATACCctaatgaattattacTAGACAACAGTTTACATTTCAGATGACTTCATTTTATTGTTATAAACTGGGTAAATGTCCCTGATACAGGACTCCTAAAAATTGGTATATCTGGTACAAGATACCCAAGTGAAATTATGTTTTTGGCTTAAGCTTGATAAAATGAACTTGAATCCTTTAATCCTATTAGTATACGAGCAGTACTTTTTTAAATCGTTGTACGATGTAAATACTGAAAATAAACCAGTAAATTTATCCAATAACGGCAATCTTGGGATAAAATAACTTCCCTAACAAGtcattaacatttttaaatattaagtGAAAGAATACTGTAAGTTCATTATTTCCAGTTCCTGCAGTATTTGCACTTAATGTTAGAGTATTTGATGAGCCAAAAACACCTGGAATCTCACCTTTAAGCtcctaataaattatataccataatatatataatcattactaataatatatagtattagtatatagtattaatagtatataatagtagAAATTACAATTCCAGCTTTAGTTTTTGAGTTAACATTAGCTCCAACAGTATAAAAGGCAGGTTTCTCTTCGAATGTAAATACAACATCGACGTCACCTTCTTGGTCACCACGGACCACATTTGTAGTCAAACCCTTAAAAACACCAAGTCTATCAAGTGACTAAAGGTAATATATGCCATAGgtagttaaaaattatctaatgAGTGCGGAATCTTAATGttagtattaatagtaCCTGATGGGCTTGTTGGAGTTGAGTTAGTAGTTCTCCCAAATTTTTAGAATCTTTGAGTTTTTCAATATCTTTTGATATTGTGGAATACTctgaaattttataaataatttgggGAAACAAACTTATTTTGGTGAGTCCTTTGGCAAAAACTCGAA encodes:
- a CDS encoding Theileria-specific hypothetical protein, putative (Signal peptide predicted for TA18295 by SignalP 2.0 HMM (Signal peptide probability 0.955, signal anchor probability 0.000) with cleavage site probability 0.883 between residues 19 and 20), giving the protein MIGLCKICILLTFMRGVFGLLVDGETNEAGTNEPIYANIKRPNTTRFGGPRQGNGKAVPIPMPPMVPKHLGKAPPPPIRTTSLEQRPIVKRPTGPPPPPPIRTTSLENDEMEGDMPMDLPPPPPPISDSTTGHYDLGREMREKVQRAVPPKPIRGVPRDFDDLIDGIVDVEDDDDDDDDEQIIRCKVEAKRPYSVSPKITLTGIKERYNALLIGYDTHMDEKRANKASLYGWSTPKIPSKDGVSKFDFDLDYVSILPQGGIPLSYCALIFVPPVVPKFDTQSVFSRPAMSLARYIASEEHLVKALKKKNKKVTSCCFIAYPMVSKR
- a CDS encoding signal peptidase, putative (2 probable transmembrane helices predicted for TA18300 by TMHMM2.0 at aa 28-50 and 155-177;~Signal anchor predicted for TA18300 by SignalP 2.0 HMM (Signal peptide probability 0.000, signal anchor probability 0.681) with cleavage site probability 0.000 between residues 46 and 47); translated protein: MDCIKSEFYKTRNEFRIFKKRPLESLEYILSMSSMIFVALMCWKFAILLTGTDSPVVVVLSGSMEPAFYRGDILFLMKRNEINSGDIVVFKLEGREIPIVHRAITLHESKDNLYVLSKGDNNRVHDRGLYPGNKNWLNNKDLIGTVLLKVPKVGILSIYLNEIPALKHVIVCFVVLLMLSGKG